One genomic window of Corynebacterium massiliense DSM 45435 includes the following:
- a CDS encoding DUF6779 domain-containing protein: MTSPRTLHDTGSPSEASSSAWGALHSDEATQSSGGKRSAVSGSEKRNRSAHEQENGRDVGQMGIAVLILLGVIASVVMLLLGSAVAMKVALLVLLWAAVLGMFLVARYRRQAQDSYGRMTERERQHQAELRRLTAASRDQSEQNDSDSRSSGSQRPSHRAVDASGLSRSDVEMLREIRAEISQIRAQLEELSGRDFTYEPAALRAEARRIMEVEARAHAASQATSDSGESGVDSDDNFDFTQSSFGAPSADAIAGRLGSEPVAGYPNEQLRNIVAEQKTTDAGTASKVAAPAKHDVGVEKPSTPQANEPAQSVAGSRASNSRDPHPEGSHNEGADSGDWNDRTFNTDSFQAVNWDKGGDDNVRRGRRRQDEGRTGSVSVAELLAANKRDRRS; this comes from the coding sequence ATGACGTCGCCACGAACCCTCCATGACACTGGCAGCCCATCTGAAGCGTCCTCTTCCGCGTGGGGAGCGCTTCACAGCGATGAAGCAACGCAATCAAGTGGTGGGAAGAGGTCGGCCGTTTCCGGAAGCGAAAAACGTAATCGCTCGGCTCACGAGCAGGAAAACGGCCGCGACGTCGGCCAAATGGGAATTGCTGTACTAATCCTGCTCGGTGTAATAGCTAGTGTAGTGATGTTGCTTTTGGGAAGCGCCGTTGCGATGAAGGTTGCCTTATTGGTACTCCTCTGGGCGGCAGTTCTTGGGATGTTTTTGGTGGCTCGTTATCGCCGGCAGGCTCAGGATTCGTACGGTCGTATGACCGAAAGGGAGCGCCAACACCAGGCGGAGCTGAGGCGCTTGACTGCGGCGTCGCGTGACCAATCTGAACAAAATGATTCGGATTCACGGTCAAGCGGTAGTCAACGTCCTTCCCATCGAGCAGTAGATGCGTCAGGGCTGTCCCGTTCGGACGTTGAAATGCTCCGTGAAATTCGTGCCGAGATTTCGCAAATACGCGCGCAGCTTGAGGAGCTGTCCGGCCGTGATTTCACCTACGAACCTGCTGCATTGCGTGCCGAGGCTCGCCGTATCATGGAAGTCGAAGCCCGCGCGCATGCGGCCTCTCAAGCGACGTCCGATTCTGGTGAGAGCGGAGTCGATTCTGATGATAATTTCGACTTCACCCAATCCTCGTTCGGCGCGCCGTCGGCGGATGCGATCGCCGGCCGCCTAGGTTCCGAGCCGGTCGCCGGATATCCGAACGAACAGCTGCGCAATATCGTCGCGGAACAGAAAACCACTGATGCGGGCACGGCATCGAAGGTTGCTGCGCCCGCCAAGCACGATGTGGGAGTGGAGAAGCCATCGACCCCGCAGGCTAATGAGCCAGCACAGTCCGTGGCTGGTTCCCGTGCCAGCAATTCCCGCGATCCCCACCCAGAGGGCAGCCACAATGAGGGCGCCGACTCTGGTGATTGGAATGATCGGACTTTCAACACCGATTCTTTCCAGGCGGTGAACTGGGACAAGGGCGGCGATGACAACGTGCGCCGTGGACGCCGCCGCCAAGATGAGGGCCGTACCGGCTCGGTCTCGGTGGCGGAGCTTCTGGCGGCCAACAAGCGCGATCGGAGGTCCTAG
- a CDS encoding DUF3180 domain-containing protein gives MKQTSVPALFGTAAFFAAAAWILVRRFYGDMVSIPVTVSLTLWGLAAVCALLTVKVRRALHSDDAPGIGLDNSQLNPMTVTQFMLVGKASAWTGAALGGAYVGMAFFILPHAGELTAAAQDTAGVLSSALGGAAMSAAGVILERHCQAPPPDALLENC, from the coding sequence ATGAAGCAGACGTCCGTCCCGGCCCTTTTCGGTACCGCGGCCTTCTTCGCCGCCGCGGCCTGGATTCTGGTCCGCCGGTTCTACGGCGACATGGTCTCCATCCCCGTCACCGTCTCGTTGACCCTGTGGGGGCTTGCGGCCGTGTGCGCGCTGCTGACGGTGAAGGTGCGCCGCGCGCTCCACAGCGACGACGCCCCCGGCATCGGGCTGGACAACTCCCAGCTCAACCCCATGACCGTTACGCAGTTCATGCTCGTGGGCAAGGCATCTGCGTGGACGGGCGCGGCGCTCGGAGGAGCGTACGTCGGAATGGCATTCTTCATACTCCCACACGCCGGGGAGCTTACCGCCGCCGCGCAGGATACTGCCGGGGTACTGTCCAGCGCACTGGGTGGTGCGGCGATGTCTGCAGCCGGGGTTATTTTGGAGCGCCACTGTCAAGCTCCGCCGCCCGATGCGCTGCTAGAGAACTGTTGA
- the folK gene encoding 2-amino-4-hydroxy-6-hydroxymethyldihydropteridine diphosphokinase: protein MRAVLSIGSNMADRLRLLHTVYTEFAVDIVAASSVYATPPWGVTDQGDFLNAVLIVDVEHTPKDLLRRGQRLEEAADRRRVRHWGPRTLDVDIVQLVDAHGSEIRSTDPELTLPHPFAHERAFVLIPWLEADPAATLNGRGVQEYIDKLGADEVAGVRSLGDMDTLLGRADFAADSTGSAP, encoded by the coding sequence ATGCGCGCGGTACTCTCCATCGGCTCCAACATGGCGGATCGGCTGCGGCTTTTGCACACCGTGTACACCGAATTCGCCGTCGACATCGTCGCCGCCTCCAGCGTGTACGCCACCCCGCCGTGGGGAGTGACCGATCAGGGCGACTTCCTCAACGCAGTGCTCATCGTCGACGTTGAGCACACACCTAAGGACCTGCTGCGCCGCGGGCAGCGCCTCGAGGAAGCCGCCGACCGCCGGCGCGTGCGGCACTGGGGCCCGCGGACGCTGGACGTGGACATCGTGCAGCTTGTCGATGCCCACGGCTCCGAGATCCGCTCTACCGACCCGGAGCTCACCCTCCCACACCCCTTCGCGCACGAGCGCGCCTTCGTGCTCATTCCGTGGCTGGAGGCCGACCCCGCCGCGACGTTGAATGGGCGCGGGGTGCAGGAATACATCGACAAGCTGGGCGCCGACGAGGTCGCCGGGGTGCGGAGCCTGGGCGATATGGACACCTTGCTTGGCCGTGCCGATTTTGCCGCCGACTCGACCGGGAGCGCCCCATGA
- the folB gene encoding dihydroneopterin aldolase, whose translation MADRIELTGLQCYGYHGVLPHEREHGQTFTVDITCWAELAPAAQGDDLTQTINYAELAEMAAGVVEGEPRQLIETVAADIAERAMADYDLLHAVEVTVHKPHAPIPRTFADVAVVARRSRKRAAGANAPTARIADAPTPRHGGAPTARESGARAEAPTKAGE comes from the coding sequence ATGGCCGACCGCATCGAACTGACCGGGCTACAGTGCTACGGCTATCACGGCGTGCTGCCGCACGAGCGCGAGCACGGGCAGACCTTCACCGTGGACATCACTTGTTGGGCAGAGCTCGCTCCGGCCGCCCAGGGCGACGATCTCACCCAGACCATCAACTACGCGGAGCTCGCCGAGATGGCCGCCGGCGTCGTGGAGGGCGAACCGCGCCAGCTCATCGAGACCGTCGCGGCCGACATCGCTGAGCGCGCCATGGCCGACTACGACCTGCTTCACGCCGTCGAAGTCACCGTGCACAAACCACACGCGCCCATCCCGCGCACGTTTGCCGATGTCGCCGTGGTCGCCCGCCGTTCCCGGAAACGTGCGGCGGGCGCTAACGCACCCACCGCACGGATAGCCGACGCTCCGACCCCACGCCACGGCGGTGCACCCACCGCACGCGAAAGCGGGGCACGCGCCGAAGCTCCCACGAAGGCGGGGGAGTAG
- the folP gene encoding dihydropteroate synthase produces the protein MTSAGSARSYSVAGDMTFPGRTTVMGIVNVTEDSFSDGGKWLGIDDAIAHAKDLVAQGADIIDVGGESTRPGATRVDADVEARRVAPVIEALSQEGILTSVDTMRASTAAAAAEAGAALINDVSGGLADADMYRVMADTDLPVCLMHWRTVQFGDAAGSADHGGDVVRDVHETLDRLADNALKAGVRGENITVDPGLGFAKTPQDNWALLKALPAFIAGEYPVLVGASRKRFLTQVRADRGLEASPQLADPATAAVTALSAHLGAWCVRVHEVDVSRDAVDVAAGWRQGANFRPQEG, from the coding sequence ATGACCAGCGCAGGCAGTGCCCGTTCGTATTCCGTCGCAGGCGACATGACCTTCCCAGGCCGCACGACGGTCATGGGCATCGTCAACGTCACCGAGGATTCCTTCTCCGACGGCGGCAAGTGGCTGGGCATTGATGATGCCATCGCCCACGCCAAGGACCTGGTGGCCCAGGGTGCGGACATCATCGATGTCGGCGGCGAATCCACCCGCCCGGGCGCCACACGTGTCGATGCCGACGTCGAAGCCCGCCGCGTTGCCCCCGTCATCGAGGCGCTTTCCCAGGAGGGGATTTTGACCTCCGTGGACACCATGCGCGCGAGCACTGCCGCGGCCGCGGCGGAGGCCGGCGCGGCCTTGATCAATGACGTGTCCGGCGGGCTTGCCGATGCCGACATGTACCGCGTCATGGCCGACACCGACCTGCCGGTCTGTCTGATGCACTGGCGCACCGTCCAGTTCGGCGACGCCGCCGGCAGCGCCGATCACGGCGGCGACGTGGTCCGCGACGTCCACGAGACCCTCGACCGCCTGGCTGATAACGCGTTAAAGGCCGGCGTGCGCGGCGAGAACATCACGGTGGACCCGGGCCTCGGGTTCGCCAAGACCCCGCAGGACAACTGGGCGCTGCTCAAGGCCCTGCCGGCGTTCATCGCCGGCGAGTACCCGGTGCTGGTCGGCGCCTCCCGCAAGCGCTTCCTCACCCAGGTGCGCGCCGACCGCGGACTGGAGGCCAGCCCGCAGCTGGCCGACCCGGCTACCGCCGCCGTCACCGCCCTGTCCGCCCACCTGGGGGCGTGGTGCGTGCGCGTCCACGAGGTGGACGTCTCCCGCGACGCGGTGGACGTGGCGGCCGGGTGGCGCCAGGGTGCCAACTTCCGCCCGCAGGAGGGCTAG
- the folE gene encoding GTP cyclohydrolase I FolE, producing MANQNVPAERPFDQERAEAAVRELLFAVGEDPDREGLQDTPARVARAYAETFAGLYEDPTVVLERTFAEGHRELVLVRDIPIYSTCEHHLVPFFGKAHIGYIPGRDGHVTGLSKLARLADLYAKRPQVQERLTTQIADALVDKLDPQAVIVVIECEHLCMAMRGIRKPGATTTTSAVRGGFQNSAASRAEVMSLIKG from the coding sequence GTGGCTAACCAGAACGTTCCCGCCGAGCGTCCGTTCGACCAGGAGCGGGCGGAGGCGGCCGTGCGCGAATTGCTCTTCGCGGTGGGCGAGGACCCCGACCGTGAGGGTCTGCAGGACACGCCGGCGCGCGTGGCGCGGGCCTATGCCGAGACGTTCGCAGGTCTCTACGAGGACCCCACGGTGGTGCTGGAGCGCACCTTCGCCGAGGGCCACCGCGAGCTGGTCCTCGTGCGCGACATCCCGATCTATTCCACCTGCGAACACCACTTGGTGCCCTTCTTTGGCAAGGCGCACATCGGCTACATCCCGGGCCGCGACGGGCACGTGACGGGCCTGTCCAAGCTGGCGCGGCTGGCGGATCTCTACGCCAAGCGCCCCCAGGTCCAGGAACGGCTGACCACCCAGATCGCCGATGCGTTAGTGGATAAACTCGACCCGCAGGCGGTCATCGTCGTCATCGAGTGTGAGCACCTGTGCATGGCCATGCGCGGCATCCGCAAGCCGGGCGCGACCACGACGACCTCCGCGGTGCGTGGCGGGTTCCAAAACAGTGCCGCCTCCCGCGCGGAAGTGATGAGCCTTATCAAGGGTTAA
- the ftsH gene encoding ATP-dependent zinc metalloprotease FtsH: MKNQKILRYGGIAALVLVALYAFTFLTNDTRNFMRVDTSVALQQLDDNNVEEAQIDDREQQLRLKLREPSTIEERDDVEEIYTQYPARTSPEIFDTVKNSGVDSYETNVTKDNFLVQMAGLLLPMVAMAALLFFFITRMQQGAGGLFGIGGNKAKELTKDEPTNTFDDVAGADEAVDELMEIKDFLEDPTRYFELGAKIPRGVLLYGPPGTGKTLLARAVAGEAGVPFYSISGSDFVEMFVGVGASRVRDLFKQAKENSPCIIFVDEIDAVGRQRGSGTGGGHDEREQTLNQLLVEMDGFGDREGVILIAATNRPDILDPALLRPGRFDRQIPVTNPDLAGREAILRVHAKNKPLASDVDVTQLAKRTAGMSGADLANVLNEAALLTARIGGNVITADALEEATDRVVGGPRRQSKIISEHEKKVTAYHEGGHTLAAWALKDIERVYKVTILARGRTGGHAMTSQEDDKGLYTRDEMFARLVFAMGGRAAEELVFGTPTTGASSDIENATKIARAMLTEYGFSPELGTVKFGQEQGDPFAHMGGGGSIEYSEKVAAKIDEQLQYLLDSAHQKAYEILAEHRDYLDRVAEQLLEKETLRRPDLERAFDGIEPREADDVFPGEDLRFPQQAGRQPVKTPAELARERGEEPPKRMTLLDASRAARERRLAGKEPGSQEEIGFNFGQHAGDVVGEQVEATPATKSRTEGAGDRPAAGETTGQQGWGNARSAQAGSANAVPVSETAQQAPQQQAPRQQAPQDDTYVAGSGARRLAHEAEERNRAERERIAREREDRERAAQSTADRARQQREQAEREQAEREQSEREQGQREFGPNSEETQILPRVGRHHKPDAPRRPDTPRHPGEENYGSGQDPRWGGGPRG; the protein is encoded by the coding sequence ATGAAAAACCAGAAGATCCTCCGCTACGGCGGGATCGCTGCCCTCGTGTTGGTGGCGCTCTACGCCTTCACCTTCCTCACCAACGACACCCGCAACTTCATGCGGGTGGACACGTCGGTGGCGCTGCAGCAGCTCGATGACAACAACGTCGAGGAAGCCCAGATCGACGATCGCGAGCAGCAGCTTCGGCTGAAACTGCGCGAGCCGTCGACCATCGAGGAGCGCGACGACGTCGAGGAGATCTACACCCAGTACCCGGCACGCACCTCGCCGGAGATCTTCGACACCGTGAAAAACTCCGGCGTCGACTCCTACGAGACCAACGTGACCAAGGACAACTTCCTGGTCCAGATGGCGGGCTTGCTCTTGCCGATGGTGGCCATGGCCGCCCTGCTCTTCTTCTTCATCACCCGCATGCAGCAGGGCGCCGGCGGACTGTTCGGCATCGGCGGCAACAAAGCCAAGGAGCTCACCAAGGACGAGCCGACCAACACCTTCGACGACGTCGCGGGTGCCGATGAAGCCGTTGACGAACTCATGGAGATCAAGGACTTCCTTGAGGATCCGACCCGGTACTTCGAGCTCGGCGCGAAGATCCCGCGCGGCGTGCTGCTCTACGGCCCGCCGGGTACCGGCAAGACGCTGCTGGCCCGCGCCGTGGCCGGCGAGGCGGGCGTGCCGTTTTATTCCATCTCCGGTTCCGACTTCGTGGAGATGTTCGTCGGCGTGGGCGCGTCCCGCGTGCGCGACCTGTTCAAGCAGGCGAAGGAAAACAGCCCGTGCATCATCTTCGTCGATGAGATCGACGCGGTGGGCCGCCAGCGCGGCTCCGGCACCGGCGGCGGGCACGACGAGCGCGAGCAGACACTCAACCAGCTGCTGGTGGAAATGGACGGCTTCGGCGACCGCGAGGGCGTCATCCTCATCGCCGCCACCAACCGCCCGGACATCCTCGACCCGGCGCTGCTGCGCCCGGGCCGCTTCGACCGCCAGATCCCGGTGACCAACCCGGATCTCGCCGGCCGCGAGGCCATCCTGCGCGTGCACGCGAAGAACAAGCCGCTCGCCTCGGACGTGGATGTCACCCAGCTGGCCAAGCGCACCGCCGGCATGTCGGGTGCGGACTTGGCCAACGTGCTCAACGAGGCCGCGCTTCTTACCGCCCGCATCGGCGGCAACGTGATCACCGCGGACGCACTCGAGGAGGCCACCGACCGCGTGGTGGGCGGCCCGCGCCGCCAGTCCAAGATCATCTCCGAGCACGAGAAGAAGGTCACCGCCTACCACGAGGGCGGCCACACGCTCGCCGCGTGGGCGCTGAAGGATATTGAGCGCGTGTACAAGGTGACCATCCTGGCCCGTGGCCGCACCGGCGGGCACGCGATGACTTCGCAGGAAGACGACAAGGGCCTCTACACCCGCGACGAGATGTTCGCGCGCCTCGTCTTCGCCATGGGCGGGCGTGCCGCCGAGGAACTCGTCTTTGGCACCCCGACCACGGGCGCGTCCTCCGACATCGAAAATGCCACCAAGATCGCGCGCGCCATGCTCACTGAGTACGGCTTTTCCCCGGAGCTGGGTACCGTGAAGTTCGGCCAGGAGCAGGGCGACCCGTTCGCCCACATGGGCGGCGGCGGTTCCATCGAGTACTCCGAGAAGGTTGCGGCGAAGATCGACGAGCAGCTGCAGTACCTGCTCGACTCCGCGCACCAGAAGGCCTACGAGATCCTGGCCGAGCACCGCGACTACCTCGACCGCGTGGCCGAGCAGCTGCTGGAAAAGGAGACGCTGCGCCGCCCCGACCTGGAGCGCGCCTTCGACGGCATCGAACCGCGCGAGGCCGACGACGTCTTCCCGGGCGAAGATCTGCGCTTCCCACAGCAGGCCGGCCGCCAGCCGGTCAAGACCCCGGCGGAGCTCGCCCGCGAGCGTGGCGAGGAGCCGCCGAAGCGCATGACGCTTCTCGATGCCTCCCGCGCCGCCCGCGAACGCCGCCTCGCCGGCAAGGAGCCGGGCAGCCAGGAAGAGATCGGCTTCAACTTCGGCCAGCACGCCGGCGACGTCGTTGGCGAGCAGGTCGAGGCCACCCCGGCCACCAAGTCGCGCACCGAGGGAGCTGGCGACAGGCCTGCCGCCGGAGAGACCACCGGCCAGCAGGGCTGGGGCAACGCACGCTCCGCTCAAGCAGGCTCCGCTAATGCCGTGCCGGTCAGCGAAACGGCGCAGCAGGCCCCGCAGCAGCAGGCTCCGCGGCAGCAGGCCCCGCAGGACGACACTTACGTCGCCGGCTCCGGTGCCCGCCGCCTGGCCCACGAGGCCGAGGAGCGCAACCGCGCCGAACGCGAGCGCATTGCCCGCGAACGTGAAGACCGCGAGCGCGCCGCACAGTCCACGGCCGACCGCGCCCGCCAGCAGCGCGAACAAGCAGAGCGCGAGCAGGCCGAGCGGGAGCAGTCGGAGCGAGAGCAGGGCCAGCGCGAGTTCGGTCCGAACTCCGAAGAGACCCAGATCCTCCCGCGGGTGGGCCGGCACCACAAGCCTGACGCGCCGCGCCGCCCGGACACCCCGCGCCACCCGGGCGAGGAGAACTACGGCAGCGGCCAGGATCCGCGCTGGGGCGGTGGGCCGCGTGGCTAA
- the hpt gene encoding hypoxanthine phosphoribosyltransferase has protein sequence MYDTKDFNVPDNPYGKDVEAVLIPEETLQARIQELADEVSAAHKDSDQDLILICVLKGAVFFLTDFARKLSIPAELEFMAVSSYGNATTSSGVVRILKDLDRDIAGRDVLIVEDIIDSGLTLSWLIKNLRSRNPRSLEVITLLRKPEVVKADIDMFDVGFDIPNEFVIGYGLDYAERYRDLPYVGTLHPDVYSNN, from the coding sequence GTGTACGACACCAAGGACTTCAACGTTCCGGACAACCCCTACGGCAAGGACGTGGAGGCAGTCTTAATCCCCGAGGAGACACTGCAGGCCCGCATCCAGGAGCTCGCGGACGAGGTCTCTGCAGCACACAAGGACTCCGACCAGGACCTCATCCTCATCTGCGTGCTCAAGGGCGCGGTCTTCTTCCTCACCGACTTTGCCCGCAAGCTCTCCATCCCGGCCGAGCTCGAGTTCATGGCGGTCTCCTCTTACGGCAACGCCACCACCTCGTCGGGCGTGGTCCGCATCCTCAAGGACTTGGACCGCGACATCGCCGGGCGCGACGTGCTCATCGTCGAGGACATCATCGATTCCGGCCTGACGCTGTCCTGGCTGATCAAGAACCTGCGCAGCCGCAACCCCCGCTCCCTGGAGGTCATCACCCTCCTGCGCAAGCCCGAGGTGGTCAAGGCAGATATCGACATGTTCGACGTCGGCTTCGACATCCCCAACGAGTTCGTCATCGGCTACGGCCTGGACTACGCGGAGCGCTACCGCGATCTGCCCTACGTGGGCACCTTGCACCCCGATGTCTACAGCAACAACTAA
- the tilS gene encoding tRNA lysidine(34) synthetase TilS, whose protein sequence is MVTPFWPRRSPHFLACRRGVREAVYGADASRSVVVGLSGGPDSLALLAAAVAEGLEVEAVCVDHQLQDGSRAVAERAAAQARSLGATARVVAVHVTGTEGMEDAARRARYQALARAANGREVLVAHTAEDQAETLLLGLLRGQVAGMAPRAVIEGARVVRPLLSVRRADTVGACTELNMEYWDDPHNADTAFRRVALRRDIIPRLSALAGGDAVAPLAQAAGDAARDDAELARLAGAETAGARAELDCAELAAAPEPLRRRTIAAWLVAHGVAVTRAGLRDIGKLCTDWHGQGGVGVKPHPAGPRGARLEVRRVGGRLSLLST, encoded by the coding sequence ATGGTCACGCCCTTCTGGCCCAGGCGCTCCCCGCACTTTCTGGCCTGCCGGCGCGGGGTACGCGAGGCCGTGTACGGCGCCGACGCGTCCCGGTCGGTGGTCGTAGGTTTGTCGGGCGGCCCCGACTCGCTGGCGCTGCTTGCCGCGGCCGTGGCCGAGGGGCTGGAGGTGGAGGCGGTGTGCGTCGACCACCAGCTCCAGGACGGTTCGCGCGCGGTGGCCGAGCGTGCCGCAGCCCAGGCACGCTCGCTGGGTGCGACCGCCCGGGTGGTGGCCGTGCATGTCACTGGCACCGAGGGCATGGAAGACGCGGCGCGCCGGGCCCGCTACCAAGCGCTCGCGCGCGCCGCCAATGGCCGAGAGGTGCTCGTCGCCCACACCGCCGAGGACCAGGCGGAAACGCTGCTTCTCGGGCTGCTGCGCGGACAGGTGGCCGGCATGGCGCCGCGCGCGGTGATCGAGGGTGCGCGGGTAGTCCGCCCGTTGCTCAGCGTGCGCCGCGCCGACACGGTGGGCGCGTGCACAGAGCTGAACATGGAGTACTGGGACGACCCGCACAACGCCGACACTGCGTTTAGGCGAGTCGCGCTGCGCCGCGACATCATCCCGCGCCTGAGCGCACTGGCCGGTGGCGACGCGGTGGCGCCGCTCGCGCAGGCGGCGGGCGATGCCGCACGCGACGACGCCGAACTCGCGCGGCTTGCCGGCGCCGAGACCGCGGGCGCGCGCGCCGAGCTCGACTGCGCGGAACTCGCGGCCGCCCCGGAGCCACTGCGCCGCCGGACTATCGCCGCCTGGCTGGTCGCCCACGGGGTGGCGGTGACGCGGGCGGGGCTGAGGGACATCGGCAAGCTATGCACCGACTGGCACGGCCAAGGCGGAGTTGGGGTGAAACCGCACCCGGCCGGCCCCCGCGGCGCAAGGTTGGAAGTGCGCAGGGTTGGTGGCAGACTGTCACTATTAAGCACGTGA
- the dacB gene encoding D-alanyl-D-alanine carboxypeptidase/D-alanyl-D-alanine-endopeptidase, with the protein MKAKNLWWGAVALASAAVVGSAAAFGVAVHNEYKDLHHEPAYVADTPEQMLTPNPDPAPAPAAGDVAAALDKAFDKDALATFGGAVIDTASGEVVWEKDTDRPLTPASSTKVLTTAAATWQLPEDERITTEVVRGQSPDNVVIKAAGDVWMSSAQIDELAEQVKKAVPNVAGVYVDTSAWAGDTQAPGWDPENIDEGFVAPMEPAMLYGGRQGAEGGDVPRSHTPAKDVARALADKLGAQTAEYGVAPADADVVASTQSAPLSERAEKMMKHSDNVMAEAIARELAASRGEEPSFAGDTAATLAVLAEHGIDTHGVEIKDNSGLSTDNRIPAKTLAQVIAQGTEDAQLRPLLGYLPVAGGDGTLSDRYADLSGRGYVRAKTGTLTGVSALVGTVPGQSGAQYAFAFLVNDGDLLSARQAQDKLASALREQ; encoded by the coding sequence ATGAAAGCGAAGAACCTGTGGTGGGGCGCAGTGGCCCTTGCGTCCGCGGCGGTCGTGGGATCGGCAGCGGCCTTCGGCGTCGCGGTGCACAACGAGTACAAGGATCTGCACCACGAGCCGGCGTATGTGGCGGACACGCCCGAGCAGATGCTGACACCGAACCCGGACCCCGCCCCGGCGCCCGCCGCCGGCGACGTCGCCGCGGCGTTGGACAAGGCCTTCGACAAAGACGCGCTGGCCACCTTCGGCGGCGCGGTCATCGATACGGCCAGCGGCGAGGTGGTCTGGGAAAAAGACACCGACCGCCCGCTGACGCCGGCGTCATCGACGAAGGTGCTCACCACCGCGGCCGCCACGTGGCAGCTTCCCGAAGACGAGCGGATTACCACCGAGGTGGTGCGCGGGCAGAGCCCGGACAACGTGGTCATCAAGGCCGCCGGTGACGTGTGGATGTCCTCCGCGCAGATAGACGAGCTGGCCGAGCAGGTGAAAAAGGCCGTGCCCAACGTGGCCGGCGTATACGTGGACACCAGCGCGTGGGCGGGTGATACCCAGGCGCCCGGCTGGGATCCGGAAAACATCGATGAGGGCTTTGTCGCGCCTATGGAACCGGCGATGCTCTACGGCGGGCGCCAGGGCGCGGAGGGCGGCGACGTGCCCCGCAGCCACACCCCGGCCAAGGACGTGGCGCGGGCCCTGGCGGACAAGCTGGGGGCGCAAACAGCTGAGTACGGCGTGGCGCCTGCCGATGCCGACGTAGTGGCCAGCACCCAGTCCGCACCGTTGAGCGAGCGCGCCGAGAAAATGATGAAGCACTCCGACAACGTCATGGCCGAGGCCATCGCGCGCGAGCTGGCGGCCAGCCGCGGCGAAGAGCCCAGCTTCGCCGGTGACACGGCGGCGACTTTGGCGGTGCTGGCGGAGCATGGCATCGACACCCACGGCGTGGAGATCAAGGACAACTCGGGCCTGTCCACCGACAATCGGATCCCGGCGAAGACGCTGGCGCAGGTCATCGCCCAGGGCACCGAGGACGCCCAGCTGCGGCCGCTTCTCGGGTACCTGCCGGTCGCCGGCGGCGACGGCACCTTGAGCGACCGGTACGCAGACCTCAGCGGGCGCGGCTACGTACGTGCCAAGACCGGCACGCTCACCGGGGTGTCGGCCCTGGTGGGCACCGTGCCCGGCCAGTCCGGCGCGCAGTACGCGTTCGCCTTCCTGGTCAACGACGGCGACCTCCTCAGCGCGCGGCAGGCGCAAGACAAGCTGGCCAGCGCGCTGCGCGAGCAGTAG
- a CDS encoding inorganic diphosphatase, with the protein MSIEVIIEIPKGSRNKYEVDHESGRVFLDRYLFTPMAYPADYGFIDNTLADDGDPLDALVITPEPVFPGATVIARPIGVFKMTDEAGGDDKLLCVIDDVRYESYQDIDDVDDFTKNEIEHFFVHYKDLEPNKEVQGSGWGNREEAEKILKESLENFKGDNSRENLEESKEDKTVN; encoded by the coding sequence GTGAGCATCGAAGTCATCATTGAGATCCCCAAGGGTTCCCGCAACAAGTACGAGGTGGATCACGAGTCCGGCCGCGTCTTCCTCGACCGCTACCTGTTCACCCCGATGGCGTACCCGGCCGATTACGGCTTCATCGACAACACGCTTGCCGATGACGGCGATCCCCTCGACGCCCTCGTCATCACCCCGGAACCGGTCTTCCCGGGTGCGACCGTCATTGCCCGCCCGATCGGCGTGTTCAAGATGACCGACGAGGCCGGCGGCGACGACAAGCTGCTCTGCGTCATCGATGACGTCCGCTACGAGTCCTACCAAGACATCGATGACGTCGATGACTTTACCAAGAACGAGATCGAGCACTTCTTCGTCCACTACAAGGACCTTGAGCCAAACAAGGAAGTGCAGGGCTCTGGTTGGGGCAACCGCGAGGAGGCCGAGAAGATTCTGAAGGAGTCCTTGGAGAACTTTAAGGGCGACAACTCCCGCGAGAACCTCGAAGAGTCGAAGGAAGACAAGACCGTTAACTAA